A stretch of the Haloplanus aerogenes genome encodes the following:
- a CDS encoding DUF7525 family protein, with protein sequence MALDAVETDKGVGFGVLFGILAVVGALAMLAAPGQLTKAGGFALAIVAALLSIVAVQAYA encoded by the coding sequence ATGGCACTCGACGCCGTCGAGACGGACAAAGGAGTGGGATTCGGCGTGCTGTTCGGTATTCTCGCCGTCGTGGGCGCGCTGGCGATGCTGGCCGCGCCGGGACAGTTGACGAAAGCTGGCGGGTTCGCCCTCGCCATCGTGGCCGCCCTGCTCTCCATCGTGGCGGTGCAGGCGTACGCCTGA
- a CDS encoding acyl-CoA dehydrogenase, with product MDFSLSAEQSQIREMVAEFVDEEIVPVAGEIDETDEFPHDLIDEMAELGLMGMPFDEEYGGAGLDYHSYAAALAEISRGSGGLGTVVAAHTSLAGGMLDSFASSEQKERFLTPLNDGTDIGAFALSEAGAGSDVPAMETTAVRDGDEYVIDGEKLWISNGSVADTVVLFAKTDPDAGRKGISAFVVRPDEDDGFHVEGTEHKLGDKGCPTAELRFADLRVPADRRLGDEGDGFVQALKTLNAGRITIAARGVGIAQAALDEAVAYANEREQFGQPIGDFQAVGHKLADMDTKVEAARLLMHYAADRKIRGKRFVKEAAQAKLYASEVSREVANEAIQIHGGYGYTKDFPVERFYRDAKLNEIYEGTSEILRNTIADEVR from the coding sequence ATGGACTTCAGCCTCTCCGCCGAGCAGTCCCAGATCCGCGAGATGGTCGCCGAGTTCGTCGACGAGGAGATCGTCCCCGTCGCGGGCGAAATCGACGAGACCGACGAGTTCCCCCACGACTTGATCGACGAGATGGCCGAATTGGGGCTGATGGGCATGCCCTTCGACGAGGAGTACGGCGGTGCCGGCCTCGACTATCACTCCTACGCCGCCGCGCTTGCAGAGATCAGCCGAGGGAGCGGCGGTCTCGGCACCGTCGTCGCGGCCCACACCAGCCTCGCGGGTGGGATGCTGGACTCGTTCGCCTCCTCGGAACAGAAAGAGCGCTTCCTGACGCCGCTGAACGATGGAACCGACATCGGCGCGTTCGCGCTCTCGGAGGCGGGCGCGGGAAGCGACGTGCCCGCCATGGAGACGACCGCCGTCCGCGACGGCGACGAATACGTGATCGACGGCGAGAAACTCTGGATTTCGAACGGCTCCGTCGCGGACACGGTCGTCCTGTTCGCCAAGACCGACCCCGACGCGGGCCGGAAAGGTATCTCCGCCTTCGTCGTCCGCCCCGACGAGGACGACGGCTTCCACGTCGAAGGGACGGAACACAAACTGGGCGACAAAGGGTGTCCGACGGCGGAACTCCGCTTCGCCGACCTCCGGGTGCCAGCCGACCGTCGCCTCGGTGACGAGGGCGACGGCTTCGTGCAGGCGTTGAAGACGCTCAACGCGGGACGAATCACCATCGCCGCCCGCGGCGTCGGCATCGCGCAGGCGGCGCTGGACGAGGCGGTCGCCTACGCGAACGAACGCGAGCAGTTCGGCCAGCCCATCGGCGACTTCCAGGCTGTCGGCCACAAACTCGCGGACATGGACACGAAAGTGGAGGCGGCCCGCCTGCTCATGCACTACGCGGCCGACCGGAAGATCCGGGGGAAACGCTTCGTCAAGGAGGCGGCACAGGCCAAACTCTACGCCAGCGAGGTGAGCCGGGAGGTCGCCAACGAGGCGATCCAGATCCACGGCGGCTACGGCTACACGAAGGACTTCCCGGTCGAACGCTTCTACCGCGACGCCAAACTCAACGAGATCTACGAGGGAACCAGCGAAATCCTCCGCAACACCATCGCGGACGAGGTGCGGTAA
- a CDS encoding DUF7111 family protein codes for MTDSGDDSGGVTGTTTDDDVTARYYETGGERVLTFELDGRHATLAQNSEGYAMLAVRRAPDGDELERYYGFDMALDHAAELLGVRPAALPVPDEASDMGM; via the coding sequence ATGACCGACTCCGGCGACGATAGTGGCGGTGTGACGGGGACGACGACCGACGACGATGTCACCGCGCGCTACTACGAGACTGGCGGCGAGCGTGTCCTCACGTTCGAATTGGACGGCCGGCACGCCACCCTCGCACAGAACAGCGAGGGGTACGCGATGTTGGCCGTCCGCCGCGCTCCCGACGGCGACGAACTCGAGCGCTACTACGGCTTCGACATGGCGCTCGACCACGCGGCCGAACTGCTCGGGGTGCGTCCGGCGGCCCTGCCGGTGCCGGACGAGGCGAGCGACATGGGGATGTGA
- a CDS encoding protein sorting system archaetidylserine synthase (This PssA-like phosphatidyltransferase, along with a PssD-like decarboxylase, is required in Haloarchaea for the archaeosortase ArtA to replace the PGF-CTERM sorting signal with a C-terminal lipid anchor.), giving the protein MQPRFVGRLGLADAVTVGNAMLGFLAAFVATRDAGLAARIVLLAAVLDGLDGVIARKRGGTLAGPYLDSLADVASFGVAPALLVSSRAADAWTVGGDPVKYGLALLLPAIYVAMAVTRLGLYTAYDSDASETKGVPSTLAATVLSAGVLAGFVGPGLLVALSGLLAALMVTQITYPDLHPQDAIVMGVVQVLAIFLRGRPGEVFAFALLFLALAYLFLGPRFYWT; this is encoded by the coding sequence ATGCAACCGCGGTTCGTCGGGCGACTCGGCCTCGCGGACGCCGTGACGGTGGGCAACGCGATGCTCGGATTTTTAGCGGCGTTCGTCGCGACGCGGGACGCGGGGCTCGCTGCCCGGATCGTCCTGCTCGCGGCCGTCCTCGACGGCCTTGACGGAGTCATCGCCCGCAAACGGGGCGGGACGCTCGCCGGCCCGTATCTCGACTCGCTCGCCGACGTGGCCTCCTTCGGCGTCGCGCCAGCCCTGCTCGTCTCCTCGCGAGCGGCGGACGCGTGGACGGTCGGGGGCGACCCGGTCAAGTACGGCCTCGCGCTTCTCCTGCCCGCTATTTACGTCGCCATGGCGGTCACCCGTCTCGGCCTCTACACGGCCTACGACAGCGACGCCTCGGAGACCAAGGGCGTCCCGTCGACGCTCGCGGCGACCGTCCTCTCGGCGGGCGTACTCGCCGGTTTCGTCGGTCCCGGCCTCCTCGTCGCCCTCTCCGGACTGCTTGCGGCGCTCATGGTGACACAGATCACGTACCCGGACCTTCACCCGCAGGACGCCATCGTGATGGGTGTCGTGCAGGTGCTCGCCATCTTCCTCCGCGGGCGCCCCGGCGAGGTGTTCGCCTTCGCCCTGCTCTTTCTCGCGCTCGCCTACCTGTTCCTCGGACCGCGCTTCTACTGGACCTGA
- a CDS encoding plastocyanin/azurin family copper-binding protein: protein MRRRRVLATLGSALAAGSAGCTAVGTLGGVDGDVGMTAVAFEPATITVGVGDEVVWYNNSARAHSITAYEDGIPEDAAYFATGGYDSESAAREAWDGMHGAITNGQQYAHTFEVPGTYNYFCIPHERAGMVGRVVVEE, encoded by the coding sequence ATGCGCAGACGTCGGGTACTCGCGACGCTCGGATCGGCACTCGCTGCTGGGAGTGCCGGCTGTACCGCCGTCGGAACGCTCGGCGGCGTCGACGGCGACGTGGGCATGACCGCGGTGGCGTTCGAACCCGCGACGATCACGGTCGGTGTCGGCGACGAGGTCGTCTGGTACAACAACAGCGCCCGCGCTCACTCGATCACCGCCTACGAGGACGGCATCCCTGAGGACGCCGCGTACTTCGCGACCGGAGGGTACGACTCCGAGAGCGCCGCCCGCGAGGCGTGGGACGGCATGCACGGCGCCATCACCAACGGCCAACAGTACGCCCACACGTTCGAGGTGCCCGGCACCTACAACTACTTCTGTATTCCCCACGAGCGGGCGGGGATGGTCGGACGGGTCGTCGTCGAGGAGTAG